The following proteins are co-located in the Megalobrama amblycephala isolate DHTTF-2021 linkage group LG12, ASM1881202v1, whole genome shotgun sequence genome:
- the LOC125279409 gene encoding rano class II histocompatibility antigen, A beta chain-like isoform X1 gives MSLLKHLSCHLIFTLPVFIGAESANEYYLTRWARCMYSSPDLSDMVYIDNFYFNKYLYTQFNSTLGRFVGFSEYGMKNAEFWNNSTFLQHERANVDIWRFNIRTKESAVRVKAVKPKVILSLVNQAGGRHPSMLMCSAYEFYPQHIKVSWLRDGKLMTSEVTATMEMADGDWYYQIHSELEYTPKSGEKISCMVEHASSTQPMIYDWDPSIPESEKNKIAIGASGLVLGIIIAAAGLVYYKKKLAGRILVPN, from the exons ATGTCACTGCTAAAGCACTTGAGTTGTCATCTCATATTTACACTACCTGTATTCATTGGAGCAGAAAGTG CTAATGAATATTACTTAACCCGTTGGGCCAGATGCATGTACAGTTCCCCTGATCTCAGTGACATGGTGTATATTGACaacttttatttcaataaatatcTATACACACAGTTCAACAGCACTCTGGGAAGGTTTGTGGGGTTTAGTGAGTATGGaatgaaaaatgcagagttCTGGAACAATAGCACCTTTCTGCAACACGAGAGAGCTAATGTTGATATATGGAGATTCAATATTAGAACCAAGGAGTCAGCTGTCCGTGTTAAAGCAG TGAAACCGAAGGTCATTCTCAGTTTAGTGAACCAGGCTGGTGGCAGACATCCATCCATGTTGATGTGTAGTGCATATGAATTTTATCCTCAACACATCAAAGTGTCCTGGCTGAGAGATGGTAAACTGATGACCTCTGAAGTGACTGCCACAATGGAGATGGCTGATGGAGACTGGTACTACCAGATTCACTCTGAGCTGGAGTACACCCCCAAATCTGGAGAAAAAATCTCCTGTATGGTGGAGCATGCCAGTTCAACTCAACCAATGATCTATGACTGGG ATCCCTCTATTCCTGAATCTGAGAAGAATAAAATCGCCATTGGTGCTTCTGGTCTGGTGCTGGGAATTATCATAGCAGCTGCTGGTCTTGTTTACTACAAGAAGAAATTAGCAG ggaGGATCCTGGTACCTAATTAA
- the LOC125279409 gene encoding rano class II histocompatibility antigen, A beta chain-like isoform X2, whose amino-acid sequence MSLLKHLSCHLIFTLPVFIGAESANEYYLTRWARCMYSSPDLSDMVYIDNFYFNKYLYTQFNSTLGRFVGFSEYGMKNAEFWNNSTFLQHERANVDIWRFNIRTKESAVRVKAVKPKVILSLVNQAGGRHPSMLMCSAYEFYPQHIKVSWLRDGKLMTSEVTATMEMADGDWYYQIHSELEYTPKSGEKISCMVEHASSTQPMIYDWDPSIPESEKNKIAIGASGLVLGIIIAAAGLVYYKKKLAD is encoded by the exons ATGTCACTGCTAAAGCACTTGAGTTGTCATCTCATATTTACACTACCTGTATTCATTGGAGCAGAAAGTG CTAATGAATATTACTTAACCCGTTGGGCCAGATGCATGTACAGTTCCCCTGATCTCAGTGACATGGTGTATATTGACaacttttatttcaataaatatcTATACACACAGTTCAACAGCACTCTGGGAAGGTTTGTGGGGTTTAGTGAGTATGGaatgaaaaatgcagagttCTGGAACAATAGCACCTTTCTGCAACACGAGAGAGCTAATGTTGATATATGGAGATTCAATATTAGAACCAAGGAGTCAGCTGTCCGTGTTAAAGCAG TGAAACCGAAGGTCATTCTCAGTTTAGTGAACCAGGCTGGTGGCAGACATCCATCCATGTTGATGTGTAGTGCATATGAATTTTATCCTCAACACATCAAAGTGTCCTGGCTGAGAGATGGTAAACTGATGACCTCTGAAGTGACTGCCACAATGGAGATGGCTGATGGAGACTGGTACTACCAGATTCACTCTGAGCTGGAGTACACCCCCAAATCTGGAGAAAAAATCTCCTGTATGGTGGAGCATGCCAGTTCAACTCAACCAATGATCTATGACTGGG ATCCCTCTATTCCTGAATCTGAGAAGAATAAAATCGCCATTGGTGCTTCTGGTCTGGTGCTGGGAATTATCATAGCAGCTGCTGGTCTTGTTTACTACAAGAAGAAATTAGCAG attaa